A genome region from Halichondria panicea chromosome 15, odHalPani1.1, whole genome shotgun sequence includes the following:
- the LOC135348874 gene encoding zinc finger CCHC domain-containing protein 9-like isoform X3, producing the protein MSTWMCILGRMTRTARIGSKGEAHSSTPWAQLKTGYKSLQDPQCDTSDSDEPVSSEPTLGISKKEKLKTKKKKVELSAKAQLKKMTRKDLEAIPLLSESPAKENGGDHKSDEVVKQVSTKNKHSKKSTSDEHSSSTSMPISMRKTLSKPKKKRSKKKSKVQDIAEDKIPLLDSMDDSQTIDVNNKTEGKKPKNKTASVLTAKKAKPKVKLQETIIVDERREKKNEARRLRRRKRKVCFNCRESGHHVSECTKSGDRAGTGMCFKCGASSHTSKNCKARMPEGEYPYAKCFICGEVGHLSRACPENPKGLYPHGGGCNLCGSVEHFKTNCPTRHQGQPRKDHEDTVGRLTMQSKGSVDAEDFDHQPLITKRNKTVKSGPKVVTF; encoded by the exons ATGTCCACGTGGATGTGTATTTTGGGCAGAATGACTAGAACAGCAAGAATAGGGTCCAAGGGAGAGGCTCATTCATCCACACCATGGGCACAGCTCAAGACAGGCTATAAATCCCTTCAGG ACCCACAGTGTGACACATCGGATAGTGATGAACCTGTCTCTAGTGAACCTACTCTGGGAATCAGCAAGAAAGAGAAACTAAAGACTAAGAAGAAAAAGGTTGAATTGTCAGCTAAGGCTCAATTGAAGAAAATGACGAGAAAAGACTTGGAAGCAATACCACTCCTAAGTGAAAGTCCTGCCAAAGAAAACGGCGGAGATCATAAGAGTGATGAGGTCGTGAAGCAGGTATCAACTAAGAACAAGCACAGTAAAAAGTCTACCTCAGATGAACACAGTTCCTCAACTTCTATGCCGATCAGCATGAGAAAAACACTATCAAAACCGAAAAAAAAGCGATCAAAGAAAAAATCAAAAGTGCAGGACATTGCTGAGGACAAAATTCCATTGCTTGATAGCATGGACGACTCTCAAACCATTGACGTGAATAATAAAACAGAAGGAAAAAAGCCTAAAAACAAAACAGCAAGCGTATTAACAGCAAAGAAAGCTAAACCCAAGGTTAAACTACAAGAAACAATTATTGTAGATGAGCGAAGAGAAAAAAAAAATGAAGCACGAAGGTTACGCAGACGAAAACGTAAG GTCTGCTTCAACTGTCGAGAGTCAGGTCATcatgtgagtgagtgtaccaAGTCCGGAGATAGAGCTGGAACTGGCATGTGCTTCAAATGTGGGGCAAGTAGCCACACCTCCAAGAATTGCAAAGCAAGAATGCCTGAAG GTGAATATCCTTATGCCAAGTGCTTTATCTGTGGAGAGGTGGGGCATTTGTCACGAGCATGTCCAGAAAACCCCAAGGGACTCTATCCTCACG GTGGTGGGTGTAACCTTTGTGGATCTGTGGAACACTTTAAAACTAACTGCCCAACTAGACACCAAGGACAACCAAGGAAAGATCACGAAG ACACTGTGGGACGACTGACTATGCAGAGTAAGGGTAGTGTAGATGCAGAGGACTTTGACCATCAGCCACTCATAACAAAGAGAAATAAAACTGTAAAGTCTGGACCTAAAGTTGTGACTTTCTGA
- the LOC135348874 gene encoding zinc finger CCHC domain-containing protein 9-like isoform X1 produces the protein MSTWMCILGRMTRTARIGSKGEAHSSTPWAQLKTGYKSLQDPQCDTSDSDEPVSSEPTLGISKKEKLKTKKKKVELSAKAQLKKMTRKDLEAIPLLSESPAKENGGDHKSDEVVKQVSTKNKHSKKSTSDEHSSSTSMPISMRKTLSKPKKKRSKKKSKVQDIAEDKIPLLDSMDDSQTIDVNNKTEGKKPKNKTASVLTAKKAKPKVKLQETIIVDERREKKNEARRLRRRKRKVCFNCRESGHHVSECTKSGDRAGTGMCFKCGASSHTSKNCKARMPEGKSMLIAVIQTLSLFVGEYPYAKCFICGEVGHLSRACPENPKGLYPHGGGCNLCGSVEHFKTNCPTRHQGQPRKDHEDTVGRLTMQSKGSVDAEDFDHQPLITKRNKTVKSGPKVVTF, from the exons ATGTCCACGTGGATGTGTATTTTGGGCAGAATGACTAGAACAGCAAGAATAGGGTCCAAGGGAGAGGCTCATTCATCCACACCATGGGCACAGCTCAAGACAGGCTATAAATCCCTTCAGG ACCCACAGTGTGACACATCGGATAGTGATGAACCTGTCTCTAGTGAACCTACTCTGGGAATCAGCAAGAAAGAGAAACTAAAGACTAAGAAGAAAAAGGTTGAATTGTCAGCTAAGGCTCAATTGAAGAAAATGACGAGAAAAGACTTGGAAGCAATACCACTCCTAAGTGAAAGTCCTGCCAAAGAAAACGGCGGAGATCATAAGAGTGATGAGGTCGTGAAGCAGGTATCAACTAAGAACAAGCACAGTAAAAAGTCTACCTCAGATGAACACAGTTCCTCAACTTCTATGCCGATCAGCATGAGAAAAACACTATCAAAACCGAAAAAAAAGCGATCAAAGAAAAAATCAAAAGTGCAGGACATTGCTGAGGACAAAATTCCATTGCTTGATAGCATGGACGACTCTCAAACCATTGACGTGAATAATAAAACAGAAGGAAAAAAGCCTAAAAACAAAACAGCAAGCGTATTAACAGCAAAGAAAGCTAAACCCAAGGTTAAACTACAAGAAACAATTATTGTAGATGAGCGAAGAGAAAAAAAAAATGAAGCACGAAGGTTACGCAGACGAAAACGTAAG GTCTGCTTCAACTGTCGAGAGTCAGGTCATcatgtgagtgagtgtaccaAGTCCGGAGATAGAGCTGGAACTGGCATGTGCTTCAAATGTGGGGCAAGTAGCCACACCTCCAAGAATTGCAAAGCAAGAATGCCTGAAGGTAAATCAATGCTGATAGCTGTGATACAGACTTTATCACTTTTCGTAGGTGAATATCCTTATGCCAAGTGCTTTATCTGTGGAGAGGTGGGGCATTTGTCACGAGCATGTCCAGAAAACCCCAAGGGACTCTATCCTCACG GTGGTGGGTGTAACCTTTGTGGATCTGTGGAACACTTTAAAACTAACTGCCCAACTAGACACCAAGGACAACCAAGGAAAGATCACGAAG ACACTGTGGGACGACTGACTATGCAGAGTAAGGGTAGTGTAGATGCAGAGGACTTTGACCATCAGCCACTCATAACAAAGAGAAATAAAACTGTAAAGTCTGGACCTAAAGTTGTGACTTTCTGA
- the LOC135348926 gene encoding cyclin-dependent kinase inhibitor 3-like: protein MVYLPPSQSSNPETDRTDWDSDDEVDGLADQDPLDITWVQILEFRVAVCSLPGDRHSGVRRSLVADMETLRKNGVTDIFVLCTDTELRRCKVPGLVVDYLQKGFASHHYPMAADQHPDMKLCLKLLQDIKSCLMKGKKPVIHCVDGLGQSCLVLAALCMMLNPPLPPTMAIAHIQQTRGPAAIQTIKQYNFVMDFQKNLAEFVRSHPFPSEQSSTIF, encoded by the exons ATGGTTTATTTA CCACCGTCTCAATCTTCTAACCCTGAGACCGACCGTACAGACTGGGACTCAGATGATGAGGTAGACGGACTGGCAGACCAAGACCCTCTGGACATCACCTG GGTACAGATACTGGAATTCCGTGTAGCTGTGTGCTCATTACCAGGTGATCGACATAGTGGCGTTAGGAGGAGTCTAGTTGCAGATATGG AAACGCTGAGGAAGAATGGAGTGACTGACATTTTTGTACTCTGCACTGATACTGAGCTCCGTCG CTGCAAAGTTCCTGGTCTTGTGGTGGACTATTTGCAGAAGGGCTTTGCTTCCCATCACTACCCCATGGCTGCAGACCAGCATCCAGACATGAAGCTCTGTCTCAAGCTACTGCAAGACATCAAATCTTGTTTGATGAAGGGCAAAAAACCTGTGATTCA TTGTGTTGACGGCCTGGGTCAGTCCTGTCTTGTTTTAGCAGCTCTCTGTATGATGTTAAACCCCCCTCTCCCACCTACGATGGCCATAGCGCACATCCAACAAACCAGGGGACCTGCTGCCATCCAAACTATTAAG CAATACAACTTTGTGATGGATTTTCAAAAGAACCTTGCAGAGTTTGTTCGAAGTCATCCGTTTCCTTCGGAACAGTCAAGCACTATTTTTTAA
- the LOC135348859 gene encoding uncharacterized protein C19orf47 homolog isoform X2 codes for MSTWMQFFKDAGIPMTAAKRYTIVFDDNRITKDLLPDLSKEILLDMGIKVMGDILCILKHAKKEMMKTELCGGDGVMLPLAHSTTPGQQDPVSTTSEPSKRREARGQGLSSPEIMQSGGLQLGIAEAISILPTMRSDQTLLDATALRQPNYEDTIITESYSTAAYAEKNKHQKRQPTIYADEEAEYSPVKHPRVVVLPGERGQEMYTATALQRAAAIAVASAAIMTQEETAATQRNKKILEAAGLVPSSEKSTGGSVFSRLDGDGSSSSAHVSSPPTSSHPKQFPPSTRVSASSQVTVTMNSSKTRTAVDSSKPRTIKLGKERKEAISTSDIKTTSRARKSAMVNRLGEVSSVRNTERERTSLRSVSSSEGPTMRFRVGKQKKSHTSVSSSSGEVLRKSSSRKKEEGGRPMSMVADEMDYQTQRQSDVRSRLELKEKEKAARRRGPLAGRLEKHHVFGRLE; via the exons ATGA GTACTTGGATGCAATTTTTCAAAGATGCAGGCATCCCAATGACAGCAGCAAAaag GTACACCATTGTTTTTGACGACAATCGGATCACCAAAGATTTGTTGCCGGACTTGTCCAAG GAGATTCTATTGGACATGGGAATCAAAGTTATGGGCGACATCTTGTGCATTTTAAAGCATGCAAAGAAG GAGATGATGAAGACTGAGCTTTGTGGTGGTGATGGTGTTATGTTGCCTCTGGCTCATTCCACCACTCCCGGTCAGCAGGACCCTGTCTCCACCACCAGTGAGCCAAGCAAGCGAC GAGAAGCAAGAGGTCAGGGTCTATCTTCGCCTGAGATTATGCAAAGTGGTGGACTTCAACTGGGGATTGCTGAAGCTATTTCAATTCTACCTACTATGAG GTCTGACCAAACGCTGCTAGATGCCACTGCCCTACGCCAACCAAACTATGAGGATACCATTATCACTGAGAGCTACAGCACTGCAGCGTATGCAGAAAAGAACAAACACCAAAAG AGACAACCCACCATCTATGCTGATGAGGAAGCTGAGTACTCCCCAGTGAAGCACCCTCGCGTTGTGGTCCTACCTGGAGAGAGGGGGCAGGAGATGTACACGGCCACTGCCCTACAGAGAGCTGCTGCCATTGCTGTTGCCTCTGCAGCTATCATGACTCAAGAAGAGACAGCAGCCACACAGAGAAACAAGAAAATTTTGGAAGCTGCAG GTCTTGTTCCCTCTAGTGAGAAGTCAACTGGAGGCTCTGTATTCTCACGTCTGGATGGTGATGGTTCATCTAGCAGTGCCCACGTTTCTTCCCCACCTACCTCTTCTCACCCAAAGCAATTTCCCCCTTCAACCAGGGTATCTGCCAGCTCACAAGTTACGGTCACAATGAATTCATCAAAGACTAGAACCGCAGTCGACTCCTCGAAACCAAGAACGATCAAGTTGGGAAAGGAACGAAAAGAAGCTATTTCGACTTCCGATATTAAGACCACATCTCGGGCACGAAAATCGGCTATGGTTAATCGACTTGGTGAAGTATCTTCCGTGAGGAATACTGAGAGAGAGAGGACAAGTCTTCGAAGTGTATCATCTAGCGAGGGTCCAACTATGCGATTCAGAGTCGGAAAACAAAAGAAATCACACACATCTGTCTCGAGCTCCAGTGGTGAAGTTTTGAGGAAGTCGTCTTCAAGAAAAAAGGAGGAGGGAGGTCGTCCAATGAGCATGGTGGCTGATGAGATGGACTATCAGACCCAGCGACAAAGTGACGTTCGATCACGACTGGAGCTAAAGGAGAAAGAGAAAGCTGCCCGAAGAAGAGGCCCCCTCGCTGGACGCTTAGAAAAGCACCATGTTTTTGGTCGCTTAGAATAA
- the LOC135348859 gene encoding uncharacterized protein C19orf47 homolog isoform X3 produces MSRLLKGTWMQFFKDAGIPMTAAKRYTIVFDDNRITKDLLPDLSKEILLDMGIKVMGDILCILKHAKKEMMKTELCGGDGVMLPLAHSTTPGQQDPVSTTREARGQGLSSPEIMQSGGLQLGIAEAISILPTMRSDQTLLDATALRQPNYEDTIITESYSTAAYAEKNKHQKRQPTIYADEEAEYSPVKHPRVVVLPGERGQEMYTATALQRAAAIAVASAAIMTQEETAATQRNKKILEAAGLVPSSEKSTGGSVFSRLDGDGSSSSAHVSSPPTSSHPKQFPPSTRVSASSQVTVTMNSSKTRTAVDSSKPRTIKLGKERKEAISTSDIKTTSRARKSAMVNRLGEVSSVRNTERERTSLRSVSSSEGPTMRFRVGKQKKSHTSVSSSSGEVLRKSSSRKKEEGGRPMSMVADEMDYQTQRQSDVRSRLELKEKEKAARRRGPLAGRLEKHHVFGRLE; encoded by the exons ATGTCTCGTCTATTAAAAGGTACTTGGATGCAATTTTTCAAAGATGCAGGCATCCCAATGACAGCAGCAAAaag GTACACCATTGTTTTTGACGACAATCGGATCACCAAAGATTTGTTGCCGGACTTGTCCAAG GAGATTCTATTGGACATGGGAATCAAAGTTATGGGCGACATCTTGTGCATTTTAAAGCATGCAAAGAAG GAGATGATGAAGACTGAGCTTTGTGGTGGTGATGGTGTTATGTTGCCTCTGGCTCATTCCACCACTCCCGGTCAGCAGGACCCTGTCTCCACCACCA GAGAAGCAAGAGGTCAGGGTCTATCTTCGCCTGAGATTATGCAAAGTGGTGGACTTCAACTGGGGATTGCTGAAGCTATTTCAATTCTACCTACTATGAG GTCTGACCAAACGCTGCTAGATGCCACTGCCCTACGCCAACCAAACTATGAGGATACCATTATCACTGAGAGCTACAGCACTGCAGCGTATGCAGAAAAGAACAAACACCAAAAG AGACAACCCACCATCTATGCTGATGAGGAAGCTGAGTACTCCCCAGTGAAGCACCCTCGCGTTGTGGTCCTACCTGGAGAGAGGGGGCAGGAGATGTACACGGCCACTGCCCTACAGAGAGCTGCTGCCATTGCTGTTGCCTCTGCAGCTATCATGACTCAAGAAGAGACAGCAGCCACACAGAGAAACAAGAAAATTTTGGAAGCTGCAG GTCTTGTTCCCTCTAGTGAGAAGTCAACTGGAGGCTCTGTATTCTCACGTCTGGATGGTGATGGTTCATCTAGCAGTGCCCACGTTTCTTCCCCACCTACCTCTTCTCACCCAAAGCAATTTCCCCCTTCAACCAGGGTATCTGCCAGCTCACAAGTTACGGTCACAATGAATTCATCAAAGACTAGAACCGCAGTCGACTCCTCGAAACCAAGAACGATCAAGTTGGGAAAGGAACGAAAAGAAGCTATTTCGACTTCCGATATTAAGACCACATCTCGGGCACGAAAATCGGCTATGGTTAATCGACTTGGTGAAGTATCTTCCGTGAGGAATACTGAGAGAGAGAGGACAAGTCTTCGAAGTGTATCATCTAGCGAGGGTCCAACTATGCGATTCAGAGTCGGAAAACAAAAGAAATCACACACATCTGTCTCGAGCTCCAGTGGTGAAGTTTTGAGGAAGTCGTCTTCAAGAAAAAAGGAGGAGGGAGGTCGTCCAATGAGCATGGTGGCTGATGAGATGGACTATCAGACCCAGCGACAAAGTGACGTTCGATCACGACTGGAGCTAAAGGAGAAAGAGAAAGCTGCCCGAAGAAGAGGCCCCCTCGCTGGACGCTTAGAAAAGCACCATGTTTTTGGTCGCTTAGAATAA
- the LOC135348859 gene encoding uncharacterized protein C19orf47 homolog isoform X1, which produces MSRLLKGTWMQFFKDAGIPMTAAKRYTIVFDDNRITKDLLPDLSKEILLDMGIKVMGDILCILKHAKKEMMKTELCGGDGVMLPLAHSTTPGQQDPVSTTSEPSKRREARGQGLSSPEIMQSGGLQLGIAEAISILPTMRSDQTLLDATALRQPNYEDTIITESYSTAAYAEKNKHQKRQPTIYADEEAEYSPVKHPRVVVLPGERGQEMYTATALQRAAAIAVASAAIMTQEETAATQRNKKILEAAGLVPSSEKSTGGSVFSRLDGDGSSSSAHVSSPPTSSHPKQFPPSTRVSASSQVTVTMNSSKTRTAVDSSKPRTIKLGKERKEAISTSDIKTTSRARKSAMVNRLGEVSSVRNTERERTSLRSVSSSEGPTMRFRVGKQKKSHTSVSSSSGEVLRKSSSRKKEEGGRPMSMVADEMDYQTQRQSDVRSRLELKEKEKAARRRGPLAGRLEKHHVFGRLE; this is translated from the exons ATGTCTCGTCTATTAAAAGGTACTTGGATGCAATTTTTCAAAGATGCAGGCATCCCAATGACAGCAGCAAAaag GTACACCATTGTTTTTGACGACAATCGGATCACCAAAGATTTGTTGCCGGACTTGTCCAAG GAGATTCTATTGGACATGGGAATCAAAGTTATGGGCGACATCTTGTGCATTTTAAAGCATGCAAAGAAG GAGATGATGAAGACTGAGCTTTGTGGTGGTGATGGTGTTATGTTGCCTCTGGCTCATTCCACCACTCCCGGTCAGCAGGACCCTGTCTCCACCACCAGTGAGCCAAGCAAGCGAC GAGAAGCAAGAGGTCAGGGTCTATCTTCGCCTGAGATTATGCAAAGTGGTGGACTTCAACTGGGGATTGCTGAAGCTATTTCAATTCTACCTACTATGAG GTCTGACCAAACGCTGCTAGATGCCACTGCCCTACGCCAACCAAACTATGAGGATACCATTATCACTGAGAGCTACAGCACTGCAGCGTATGCAGAAAAGAACAAACACCAAAAG AGACAACCCACCATCTATGCTGATGAGGAAGCTGAGTACTCCCCAGTGAAGCACCCTCGCGTTGTGGTCCTACCTGGAGAGAGGGGGCAGGAGATGTACACGGCCACTGCCCTACAGAGAGCTGCTGCCATTGCTGTTGCCTCTGCAGCTATCATGACTCAAGAAGAGACAGCAGCCACACAGAGAAACAAGAAAATTTTGGAAGCTGCAG GTCTTGTTCCCTCTAGTGAGAAGTCAACTGGAGGCTCTGTATTCTCACGTCTGGATGGTGATGGTTCATCTAGCAGTGCCCACGTTTCTTCCCCACCTACCTCTTCTCACCCAAAGCAATTTCCCCCTTCAACCAGGGTATCTGCCAGCTCACAAGTTACGGTCACAATGAATTCATCAAAGACTAGAACCGCAGTCGACTCCTCGAAACCAAGAACGATCAAGTTGGGAAAGGAACGAAAAGAAGCTATTTCGACTTCCGATATTAAGACCACATCTCGGGCACGAAAATCGGCTATGGTTAATCGACTTGGTGAAGTATCTTCCGTGAGGAATACTGAGAGAGAGAGGACAAGTCTTCGAAGTGTATCATCTAGCGAGGGTCCAACTATGCGATTCAGAGTCGGAAAACAAAAGAAATCACACACATCTGTCTCGAGCTCCAGTGGTGAAGTTTTGAGGAAGTCGTCTTCAAGAAAAAAGGAGGAGGGAGGTCGTCCAATGAGCATGGTGGCTGATGAGATGGACTATCAGACCCAGCGACAAAGTGACGTTCGATCACGACTGGAGCTAAAGGAGAAAGAGAAAGCTGCCCGAAGAAGAGGCCCCCTCGCTGGACGCTTAGAAAAGCACCATGTTTTTGGTCGCTTAGAATAA
- the LOC135348953 gene encoding signal recognition particle 9 kDa protein-like has protein sequence MGYIESWEEFSKAAVRLHSQNPWKVRFVVKYRHCDGTLVCKMTDDKVCLKYQTDQLQDVKKLEKLSSSLMRNMVSKER, from the exons ATGGGATACATTGAATCTTGGGAAGAGTTTTCCAAAGCAGCTGTAAGACTACACTCACAAAATCCCTGGAAG GTCAGGTTTGTGGTGAAGTACAGGCACTGTGATGGAACGTTGGTATGCAAAATGACAGATGATAAAGTG TGTTTAAAGTACCAAACTGACCAACTTCAAGATGTAAAGAAGCTGGAAAAACTTAGTAGTTCACTGATGAGAAACATGGTGTCCAAAGAACGCTGA
- the LOC135348872 gene encoding deoxyribodipyrimidine photo-lyase-like — MSSAFLFHRSLRLTDNLGLLEALNQSQSVLPIFCVDPRQASSRGNKFFSPFSLSFMLQSLTDLQEELRKHGSELLLLEGEPHRVLPPLLVEAGVTTLYMNNDYTPFARKRKVEIEKALRGDVCVVEVDDYLLFPPGSISTCSGTAYRVFTPFLNASKRENVDKSKSLENAERLMKKTQFKSSLSEIGWDCLQQNSKLSPCGLRGGRSEGVRILSEVQKTQRYYSERRDYLSYTTSQLSPYIKFGCISIREAWEGLGKAPNTASMALRRQLMWREFYYHYYIAYPAELEWEKKVEETKLSDGAPDIVKACLQELDITGCLHNRGRMIVANYLLHNQGEYWKAGDVTFATRLIDYDPFVNIGNWRWIDKQPKFRWLKPDVQYQRWDKDYPKSEEMKGKGSYTKFWLQPRVKIEQELTS; from the coding sequence ATGTCTTCTGCATTCCTTTTCCATCGCTCTCTGAGGCTGACTGATAACTTGGGACTACTGGAGGCCCTCAATCAATCACAATCTGTTCTGCCCATTTTCTGTGTGGACCCTAGACAAGCATCCTCCAGGGGTAACAAGTTCTTCTCTCCTTTCTCCCTTTCGTTTATGCTGCAGTCACTCACTGATCTACAAGAAGAGCTAAGGAAACATGGTTCTGAGCTGCTGCTATTAGAGGGTGAGCCTCATCGTGTTCTGCCTCCTCTCCTGGTCGAAGCCGGAGTCACAACGCTGTATATGAACAATGATTATACGCCATTTGCTCGAAAACGAAAAGTAGAAATTGAGAAAGCGCTTCGAGGAGATGTATGTGTTGTTGAGGTTGACGACTATTTATTGTTTCCTCCTGGATCAATTTCCACATGTAGTGGAACTGCATATCGAGTGTTTACTCCTTTTCTGAATGCTTCCAAACGGGAGAATGTTGACAAATCCAAATCTCTTGAAAATGCTGAAAGGCTCATGAAAAAAACACAGTTCAAATCGTCGCTCTCAGAAATTGGATGGGATTGTCTTCAACAAAATTCGAAGCTATCTCCGTGTGGGCTTAGAGGTGGCCGCTCTGAGGGTGTTAGAATACTATCTGAAGTCCAGAAAACCCAGAGATACTATTCCGAGCGCAGAGATTACCTCAGTTACACCACCAGCCAGCTCTCCCCCTACATCAAGTTTGGTTGCATTTCAATTCGTGAGGCTTGGGAAGGACTAGGCAAGGCACCCAACACTGCATCAATGGCACTACGAAGACAGCTAATGTGGAGAGAGTTTTACTATCATTACTACATTGCGTATCCTGCCGAGCTCGAATGGGAGAAGAAAGTTGAAGAAACAAAGCTGAGTGATGGGGCACCTGATATTGTGAAAGCTTGCCTCCAGGAGCTAGATATCACGGGTTGTTTGCACAACCGTGGGCGAATGATTGTGGCTAACTACCTACTCCACAATCAAGGGGAATACTGGAAAGCAGGAGATGTGACATTTGCTACTCGTTTGATCGATTATGACCCATTTGTGAACATTGGGAATTGGCGGTGGATTGATAAACAGCCCAAGTTTCGGTGGTTGAAACCAGATGTGCAGTACCAGCGTTGGGACAAAGACTACCCCAAGAGTGAAGAAATGAAAGGGAAAGGAAGTTACACGAAGTTCTGGTTGCAACCAAGGGTGAAGATTGAGCAAGAGCTCACCTCTTAA
- the LOC135348952 gene encoding enhancer of rudimentary homolog translates to MPHTILLLQPTSGHESRTFTDYETVQECLEGICKIYEEHLRQVHPHSPSITYDISELFKFVDNLFDLSCLVHQSSTNTYAPHNKEWLKEKIYGMLKKQAGGTVR, encoded by the exons ATG CCTCACACCATCCTGTTGTTGCAACCCACCAGTGGCCATGAGTCGAGAACATTCACAGATTATGAAACGGTTCAGGAGTGCTTAGAAG GTATCTGCAAGATCTATGAGGAGCACCTAAGGCAAGTCCACCCACACAGTCCGTCCATCACATATGACATCAGTGAGCTGTTCAAGTTTGTGGACAACCTCTTTGACCTCAGCTGTCTAGT CCATCAGTCCTCAACCAACACCTATGCCCCCCATAACAAGGAATGGCTCAAAGAGAAAATCTACGGGATGCTCAAAAAGCAGGCTGGTGGCACTGTGCGGTGA
- the LOC135348874 gene encoding zinc finger CCHC domain-containing protein 9-like isoform X2 yields MSTWMCILGRMTRTARIGSKGEAHSSTPWAQLKTGYKSLQDPQCDTSDSDEPVSSEPTLGISKKEKLKTKKKKVELSAKAQLKKMTRKDLEAIPLLSESPAKENGGDHKSDEVVKQVSTKNKHSKKSTSDEHSSSISKPKKKRSKKKSKVQDIAEDKIPLLDSMDDSQTIDVNNKTEGKKPKNKTASVLTAKKAKPKVKLQETIIVDERREKKNEARRLRRRKRKVCFNCRESGHHVSECTKSGDRAGTGMCFKCGASSHTSKNCKARMPEGKSMLIAVIQTLSLFVGEYPYAKCFICGEVGHLSRACPENPKGLYPHGGGCNLCGSVEHFKTNCPTRHQGQPRKDHEDTVGRLTMQSKGSVDAEDFDHQPLITKRNKTVKSGPKVVTF; encoded by the exons ATGTCCACGTGGATGTGTATTTTGGGCAGAATGACTAGAACAGCAAGAATAGGGTCCAAGGGAGAGGCTCATTCATCCACACCATGGGCACAGCTCAAGACAGGCTATAAATCCCTTCAGG ACCCACAGTGTGACACATCGGATAGTGATGAACCTGTCTCTAGTGAACCTACTCTGGGAATCAGCAAGAAAGAGAAACTAAAGACTAAGAAGAAAAAGGTTGAATTGTCAGCTAAGGCTCAATTGAAGAAAATGACGAGAAAAGACTTGGAAGCAATACCACTCCTAAGTGAAAGTCCTGCCAAAGAAAACGGCGGAGATCATAAGAGTGATGAGGTCGTGAAGCAGGTATCAACTAAGAACAAGCACAGTAAAAAGTCTACCTCAGATGAACACAGTTCCTCAA TATCAAAACCGAAAAAAAAGCGATCAAAGAAAAAATCAAAAGTGCAGGACATTGCTGAGGACAAAATTCCATTGCTTGATAGCATGGACGACTCTCAAACCATTGACGTGAATAATAAAACAGAAGGAAAAAAGCCTAAAAACAAAACAGCAAGCGTATTAACAGCAAAGAAAGCTAAACCCAAGGTTAAACTACAAGAAACAATTATTGTAGATGAGCGAAGAGAAAAAAAAAATGAAGCACGAAGGTTACGCAGACGAAAACGTAAG GTCTGCTTCAACTGTCGAGAGTCAGGTCATcatgtgagtgagtgtaccaAGTCCGGAGATAGAGCTGGAACTGGCATGTGCTTCAAATGTGGGGCAAGTAGCCACACCTCCAAGAATTGCAAAGCAAGAATGCCTGAAGGTAAATCAATGCTGATAGCTGTGATACAGACTTTATCACTTTTCGTAGGTGAATATCCTTATGCCAAGTGCTTTATCTGTGGAGAGGTGGGGCATTTGTCACGAGCATGTCCAGAAAACCCCAAGGGACTCTATCCTCACG GTGGTGGGTGTAACCTTTGTGGATCTGTGGAACACTTTAAAACTAACTGCCCAACTAGACACCAAGGACAACCAAGGAAAGATCACGAAG ACACTGTGGGACGACTGACTATGCAGAGTAAGGGTAGTGTAGATGCAGAGGACTTTGACCATCAGCCACTCATAACAAAGAGAAATAAAACTGTAAAGTCTGGACCTAAAGTTGTGACTTTCTGA